The following nucleotide sequence is from Candidatus Marinimicrobia bacterium CG08_land_8_20_14_0_20_45_22.
GCAGTTAGTGGGCATTTATCGATCGGTGCTTGATTGAGAGGCTTTTAATATGTGCGGTATCTGCGGAATATATCATCAAGGTAAAATCGAAGTCAGTCCGGCACAAATCTGCCGGATGCGCGATTTGATGATCGAACGCGGGCCCGATTCCGCCGGCTATGAACTTCTGCCGGAAATCGCTCTGGGTCATCGGCGGCTTAAGATCATCGATCTCTCGGATAAAGCCAACCAGCCGATGACCAATTCAGACCGCAGTATCTGGACGGTTTTCAATGGCGAGATCTACAACTACCGCGAACTCCGTCAGGAATTACTCGCTGGCGGCTACCACTTCAACTCTAATTCCGATACTGAAGTGCTTTTGCATGGTTACGCGGAATGGGGGACCGAATTATTCCGCAAGATTACCGGCATGTTCGCCATTGCCATTTACGACTCCCGGAAGCAACAACTGATTCTCGGCCGCGACCGGGTCGGCAAGAAACCACTCTACTACGCTGATAAATCCGGTGTGATATATTTCGCCTCGGATATTAAGGTCATTACTTCAGTTTTACCTTCCCAGCCCATGGTCAGCCTGCCGGCATTGGACTGCTACCTGCACCATATCGCCGTTCCCGATCAACATACTATTTTCGAAGGTATCCGGAAAATCAGTCCGGGTTCTTTTCATATATTCTCAGAAAATGGTCAGGTTGCCACGACCTACTGGGAATGGGATTATTCCCACAAAGTCGTCAACGATGAAGCCACCATTTTGCAGACCTGCGAAGAATTACTCATTCAGGCCGTAATGCGCCGGACGATCAGCGACGTGCCGATCGGCACCATGCTCAGCGGCGGTGTGGATTCCAGCCTCATTACTGCCATTTTATGTCGGAATGCCACCCGGCGAATTAAGACTTTTACAATGGGTTTTAAGAATTATCCGATGGAGGACATTCTCGCCGCGCGGGAAGTCGCGAAATTATACGACACCGATCATACCGAACTGATTTTGGACCACAATGTCACCGAAAACCTGCTGGAACTCGTCTGGCAGTTCGGCGAGCCGTTTGCCGATTCCTCGGCGATTCCCACTTATTTAATTTCCAAAGCCGCCCGCCAATACATCACCGTCATGCTGACCGGTGACGGCGGTGACGAAGCTTTCGGCGGTTACGGCCGGACGATCGTCCCCCGCAATGCGCAGATTTTCTCCCGGATAATTCCGCCCTTTCTTCATCCGTTGATC
It contains:
- the asnB gene encoding asparagine synthase (glutamine-hydrolyzing), whose translation is MCGICGIYHQGKIEVSPAQICRMRDLMIERGPDSAGYELLPEIALGHRRLKIIDLSDKANQPMTNSDRSIWTVFNGEIYNYRELRQELLAGGYHFNSNSDTEVLLHGYAEWGTELFRKITGMFAIAIYDSRKQQLILGRDRVGKKPLYYADKSGVIYFASDIKVITSVLPSQPMVSLPALDCYLHHIAVPDQHTIFEGIRKISPGSFHIFSENGQVATTYWEWDYSHKVVNDEATILQTCEELLIQAVMRRTISDVPIGTMLSGGVDSSLITAILCRNATRRIKTFTMGFKNYPMEDILAAREVAKLYDTDHTELILDHNVTENLLELVWQFGEPFADSSAIPTYLISKAARQYITVMLTGDGGDEAFGGYGRTIVPRNAQIFSRIIPPFLHPLIGNILGGLAINPESDSVLGKALYYIDYLKGFPYESFYNTMGFHKYRTSLWNPEYLSRITDHNPLHPFHENFNKVKGLNPIDQVLFTDGMTRLVYDYLVKIDRATMANSIECRSPFLDTALLDYVAKISPKLKFKNHQTKYLLKKIAEKYLPKKLLYTEKRGFGVPVDRWIQNDLSGIFETVVFNRYARQRNYFNYDFIHKIWSDQRTSVKDHKHRLWSLFWLELWQLMFVDKIITRDMPLREVERILK